A genomic stretch from Halogranum gelatinilyticum includes:
- the infB gene encoding translation initiation factor IF-2, with protein MSDTDTQGHAETLRTPIVAVLGHVDHGKTTLLDKIRGSAVSEGEAGAITQHIGATAVPLETVSQMAGSLVNPDDFDLPGLLFIDTPGHHSFTTLRSRGGALADIAVLVVDVNDGFQPQTLEALDILQRTGTPFVVAANKIDTTPGWNRQDGEPIQKTYEAQSKQARKRLDENLYKIIGNLSDEGFSADLYWRVQNFTKNIGVVPLSAITGEGIPDLLAVLMGLSQRYMKEEMEIDVDGPGKGTVLEVKEEKGFGATLDVVLYDGTVKEDETIVVGGANGPIVTEVRAILQPRPNAEIRTEKRFNRVESVSAATGTKIAAPDLEDAMAGAPVRVVRDRDLDEVIAEVEAELAGIEVDTAEQGVVVKADTLGSLEAMANALDEAEVPIVRAEVGDVAPRDVSIAGTAREDEHKVILGFNVDVLPDAKKELENSDVRLFKHDVIYQLIEDYDEFITERKREQQETVLDKIVRPCRFRILEDHVFRQNNPAVVGVEVLAGTIKNNQYVVKWDGNETTRVGQLNGIQEQGEDVSQARAGKRVSVAIDGPTVGRQIDEGDELWIDLPEKHAKILEQELSSEIPGDELEALQSYLDKKRRRDPFWGK; from the coding sequence GGCCGTCCCGCTCGAGACCGTCTCGCAGATGGCGGGCAGCCTCGTCAATCCCGACGACTTCGACCTGCCGGGGCTGCTCTTCATCGACACGCCGGGGCACCACTCCTTCACGACGCTCCGCTCGCGCGGCGGCGCGCTCGCGGACATCGCGGTCCTCGTCGTCGACGTCAACGACGGCTTCCAGCCCCAAACCTTGGAAGCACTGGACATCCTCCAGCGCACGGGCACGCCCTTCGTCGTCGCCGCCAACAAGATCGACACGACGCCTGGCTGGAACCGCCAGGACGGCGAACCCATCCAGAAGACCTACGAAGCCCAGAGCAAGCAGGCCCGCAAACGGCTCGACGAGAACCTCTACAAGATCATCGGTAACCTCTCGGACGAGGGCTTCTCCGCGGACCTCTACTGGCGCGTCCAGAACTTCACGAAGAACATCGGCGTCGTCCCCCTTTCGGCCATCACCGGCGAGGGCATTCCGGACCTGCTGGCCGTCCTCATGGGGCTCTCCCAGCGGTACATGAAAGAGGAGATGGAGATCGACGTCGACGGTCCCGGCAAGGGGACAGTCCTCGAAGTCAAAGAGGAGAAGGGCTTCGGCGCGACGCTGGACGTCGTGCTCTACGACGGCACGGTGAAAGAAGACGAGACCATCGTCGTCGGCGGCGCGAACGGTCCCATCGTCACCGAGGTACGTGCCATCCTCCAGCCGCGACCGAACGCCGAGATCCGAACGGAAAAGCGGTTCAACCGCGTCGAATCCGTCTCGGCCGCCACCGGGACGAAAATCGCCGCGCCGGACCTCGAAGACGCGATGGCCGGCGCGCCGGTGCGCGTCGTCCGCGACCGCGACCTCGACGAGGTCATCGCCGAGGTCGAAGCCGAACTCGCGGGCATCGAGGTCGACACCGCCGAACAGGGCGTCGTCGTCAAGGCCGACACCCTCGGCTCGCTGGAGGCGATGGCCAACGCCCTCGACGAGGCCGAAGTACCCATCGTCCGCGCCGAAGTCGGCGACGTCGCCCCGCGGGACGTCTCCATCGCCGGGACGGCTCGCGAGGACGAGCACAAGGTCATCCTCGGATTCAACGTCGACGTCCTCCCGGACGCCAAGAAGGAGTTGGAGAACTCCGACGTCCGGCTGTTCAAACACGACGTCATCTACCAGCTCATCGAGGACTACGACGAGTTCATCACCGAGCGCAAGCGCGAACAGCAGGAGACGGTCCTCGACAAGATCGTCCGGCCGTGTCGCTTCCGAATCCTCGAAGACCACGTCTTCCGGCAGAACAACCCCGCCGTCGTCGGCGTCGAAGTGCTGGCGGGCACTATCAAGAACAACCAGTACGTCGTCAAGTGGGACGGCAACGAGACCACCCGCGTCGGCCAGCTCAACGGGATTCAAGAGCAGGGTGAGGACGTGAGCCAGGCCCGCGCCGGCAAGCGCGTCAGTGTCGCCATCGACGGCCCGACCGTGGGCCGACAGATCGACGAGGGCGACGAACTCTGGATCGACCTCCCCGAGAAACACGCGAAGATTCTGGAGCAGGAACTGTCCAGCGAGATTCCGGGCGACGAGTTAGAAGCACTGCAGAGCTATCTCGACAAGAAGCGGCGGCGTGACCCGTTCTGGGGCAAATAA
- a CDS encoding pyruvoyl-dependent arginine decarboxylase — MGTIYVVSGTATAPTAMASYDAALAAANVHNYNLVTVSSVIPADATVEAVETAPDLGPAGNRLTVVQAKATTGEAGTVAAGLGWATGPGPGLFYEADGSDPEKVEATVRAGLDAGRDLREWTFDDEEVLVTTAEADGEGYTTALTLAAYGQSEPIL, encoded by the coding sequence ATGGGTACAATCTACGTCGTCAGCGGCACGGCCACCGCCCCCACGGCGATGGCTTCCTACGACGCCGCACTCGCCGCGGCGAACGTCCACAACTACAATCTCGTCACCGTCTCCTCCGTCATCCCCGCCGACGCGACGGTCGAAGCCGTCGAGACCGCCCCGGACCTCGGCCCCGCGGGCAACCGTCTCACGGTCGTGCAGGCAAAGGCGACGACGGGCGAGGCGGGGACCGTCGCCGCCGGGCTCGGCTGGGCGACCGGGCCGGGACCGGGGCTGTTCTACGAGGCCGACGGGAGCGACCCCGAGAAAGTCGAGGCGACCGTCCGCGCCGGTCTCGACGCGGGTCGCGACCTCCGCGAGTGGACCTTCGACGACGAGGAGGTGCTCGTCACGACCGCGGAGGCCGACGGCGAGGGCTACACCACGGCCCTGACGCTCGCGGCATACGGGCAGAGCGAGCCGATTCTCTAA
- a CDS encoding site-2 protease family protein, producing the protein MNPLLWVLGGVLLYSVIALSLQSRGLLPSSVRLQGPLTTIHTKRGRAFLNWLAGPKRFWRAYSNVGVGVALVVMVGSFFLFLQAAIATVQSPQVTQVNQPRNFLVIPGVNDFLPLSMAPEIVLGLLVGLVVHEGGHGLLCRVEDIDIESMGVVLLTILPIGAFVEPNEESQRKADRGGRTRMFAAGVTNNFVVTIVAFALLFGPVVGAIGVAPGVAVAGAYDGTPAAEADIGGGDRITAVAGMPVSNDSTFDDALASTPDRAVDVEVNGERTVQVERSLVVVGSVQGNPAGITVQQDADPVRVLAVNGTEVYTQAAFEDAVADRPLARIETTEGERVVPVGAYAVEVAPDGPLAEAGAPENASVVVTGFGGERVTSRADLTRLLDGTAPGDTVEVQAYTEGSLSTYTVTLGTNEQDGNGLLGVLGLAQGTSGLVLSDFGIQSYPAATYLALLGGDVGSDLSGIQLSGVLDSFLGLAYVALILPLASVFGLPYNFPGFTPEVVNFYVVQGPLAVLGGGVFVLANVLFWTAWINLQLGLFNCIPGYPLDGGRIMRACVEAVVSRLPVNDPRPIVRTITTSIGVTMLAALVLMVFGPQLLS; encoded by the coding sequence ATGAATCCGCTGCTCTGGGTACTCGGCGGCGTCCTCCTGTACTCAGTCATCGCTCTCTCACTGCAGTCGCGTGGGTTGCTTCCGTCATCCGTCCGTCTCCAGGGACCGCTCACGACGATCCACACGAAACGGGGTCGAGCGTTTCTCAACTGGCTCGCCGGGCCGAAACGGTTCTGGCGCGCCTACAGCAACGTCGGCGTCGGCGTCGCGCTCGTCGTCATGGTCGGCTCGTTCTTCCTGTTCCTCCAGGCGGCCATCGCGACGGTCCAGAGCCCCCAGGTCACCCAGGTCAACCAACCGCGGAACTTCCTCGTCATCCCCGGCGTCAACGACTTCCTTCCCCTCTCGATGGCTCCCGAGATCGTCCTCGGTCTCCTCGTGGGGCTCGTCGTCCACGAGGGCGGCCACGGCCTGCTTTGTCGGGTCGAAGACATCGACATCGAGTCGATGGGCGTCGTCCTCCTCACCATCCTCCCCATCGGCGCGTTCGTCGAACCGAACGAGGAGAGCCAGCGAAAGGCCGACCGCGGCGGCCGAACCCGGATGTTCGCCGCGGGCGTGACGAACAACTTCGTCGTCACCATCGTCGCCTTCGCGCTGCTCTTCGGCCCGGTCGTCGGTGCCATCGGCGTCGCCCCTGGCGTCGCCGTCGCGGGTGCCTACGACGGGACGCCCGCTGCAGAGGCGGATATCGGCGGCGGCGACCGCATCACGGCCGTCGCTGGGATGCCTGTCTCGAACGACTCGACGTTCGACGACGCGCTGGCGTCGACCCCCGACCGGGCGGTCGACGTCGAGGTCAACGGTGAGCGGACGGTCCAAGTCGAACGGTCGCTCGTCGTCGTCGGCTCCGTCCAAGGGAACCCCGCCGGAATCACTGTGCAACAGGACGCCGACCCGGTCCGGGTGCTCGCGGTGAACGGCACTGAAGTCTACACGCAGGCGGCCTTCGAGGACGCGGTGGCTGACCGGCCGCTGGCCCGAATCGAGACCACGGAGGGTGAGCGCGTCGTCCCTGTCGGTGCCTACGCCGTGGAGGTGGCTCCGGACGGGCCGCTCGCGGAGGCGGGTGCTCCCGAGAACGCCAGCGTGGTCGTCACCGGCTTCGGCGGCGAGCGGGTGACCTCCCGCGCGGACCTGACGCGACTGCTCGACGGGACCGCCCCCGGCGACACCGTCGAAGTCCAAGCCTACACCGAGGGCTCGCTTTCGACCTATACGGTGACGCTCGGGACGAACGAACAGGACGGCAACGGTCTTCTCGGGGTTCTGGGTCTCGCACAGGGCACGAGCGGGCTGGTGCTCTCTGACTTCGGCATCCAGTCGTACCCTGCGGCGACCTATCTCGCGCTGCTCGGTGGCGACGTGGGGAGCGACCTCTCGGGCATCCAGCTCTCGGGCGTGCTCGACTCGTTCCTCGGGCTGGCTTACGTCGCGCTCATCCTGCCGCTGGCGAGCGTCTTCGGGCTTCCGTACAACTTCCCCGGCTTCACCCCCGAGGTGGTCAACTTCTACGTCGTCCAGGGACCGCTCGCGGTCCTCGGCGGCGGCGTGTTCGTCCTCGCCAACGTCCTCTTCTGGACGGCGTGGATCAACCTCCAGCTCGGGCTGTTCAACTGTATTCCGGGCTATCCGCTCGACGGCGGCCGCATCATGCGCGCCTGTGTCGAGGCGGTCGTCTCCAGGCTGCCCGTCAACGACCCCCGGCCCATCGTCCGGACCATCACGACCTCCATCGGCGTGACGATGCTCGCGGCACTCGTCCTGATGGTCTTCGGGCCGCAGCTCCTGTCCTGA
- a CDS encoding DUF5811 family protein: MNGNNPYAGAPGVVEAGQPSKDVELTPEQRRMLRRAVAQIVSTTRTYLPDSYAIGSELSYGSNGPQATVAVHPPAGHPVSAGFTPDLDDLESGLDDADRREVARGLAASAAMQVMNAVGDGVAQTAR, encoded by the coding sequence ATGAATGGAAACAATCCGTACGCGGGTGCACCCGGCGTGGTCGAGGCTGGACAGCCGTCGAAAGACGTCGAACTGACACCCGAGCAGCGACGGATGCTCCGCCGTGCCGTCGCCCAGATCGTCTCGACGACGCGGACGTACCTCCCCGACAGCTACGCTATCGGGTCGGAACTCTCCTACGGCTCGAACGGCCCGCAGGCGACGGTGGCGGTCCACCCGCCCGCCGGCCACCCCGTCAGCGCCGGCTTCACGCCGGACCTCGACGACCTCGAATCCGGTCTCGACGACGCCGACCGCCGCGAGGTCGCCCGCGGACTGGCCGCCAGCGCGGCCATGCAGGTCATGAACGCCGTCGGCGACGGCGTCGCACAGACGGCTCGATAA